Below is a window of Yersinia kristensenii DNA.
TGATGGTTGATATTCGCTCATGGAGTCATTCTGATAACCGTGATAAAACTGCATTCATTGAAATTAATGACTCTGTCAGTAAGATGATTCGCGATTATCATTTAGGTTCTATTATTCTTTTCCGTGAAAATCTGATTGATACGCCACAAACAGTCGAGTTAATTAATAATCTTCAGAAAGCGCGTAGTAATCTCCCTCTATTTATTAGCACCGATCAAGAAGGGGGGTATGTCACCCGTCTACGTGTCGGTACTGAAATGCCGGGGAATATGGCATTAGGTGCGACGGGATCATCCAAGTTTGCTCAGCAGGCTGGAAGTATCCATGGCTATGAATTATCCAGCTTAGGTTTTAACTTTAATTTTGGTCCAGTCGTAGATGTCAATAATAACCAGAATAACCCTGTTATTGGCGTGCGATCTTATTCAAATAATCCGGTATTGGTGGGGGAGTTAGCTCGTAGTTATATCAGTGGCATTCACAAATATAATGTACTCACCTCACTCAAACATTTCCCTGGCCATGGCAATGTTACCTCAGATACGCATTTTTCCTTGCCGACGGTCAATATTGATAAAGCCGCATGGCAGCAAGTCGAACTGAAGCCCTTCGTCGAAGTCATGCCAGTTACTGATGCAATTATGACTGCCCATGTAGTGGTGCCAGCCCTGGATAATTCAATGTTAACAAATATTAAGGGCGAAGAAGTGGGCACTCCAGCAACATTATCAAAGCCCATTCTGACTGATATTTTACGCAATCAACTCAAGTTTGATGGTTTGATCCTGACAGATGCTATGGATATGGGGGCGATTACCAGTAACTTTGACAGTCATTGGTCTATCAAGCAGGCTATTATGGCAGGTAATGATATTATCTTAATGCCAATGGAAATTAAAAATAGCGCCAGTACTGAACAACTCAATGCACTTTATAATTATTTAAAAACTGAAGCTGCAAAAGATCCTGCACTTAAACAACGTATTGAGGATGCAGCACAGCGGGTAATTTACACCAAACTGAATAAGCGTATTTCTCCTGAACCTCATGATATTGCTACAGCGGAAAAGGTCGTCGCATCCAAAAATCATAAGGACATTGAAAATTTCATTTCTGAACAGGCAATTACACTGATTAAAAATGATAATGTTCTTCCCTATCAAGTTAAGCCACAAAATAAAATAATGGTATTCTCTGATGAGAAACCACGTAACGAACTCATTGCTAAACATCTTGATGATATTGCTAATGAATTTAAGGTTAACTTTTCCGTTAACAGTGAAGTCATTAAGTTGGATAAGAACGATGTAAATGCAGAAGACATAGCAAAGAAAATTAAAGATAAAAACTTTATTATTCTTGCGACTTACAATCTGAAGCTTAATCCCGTTAATGCGCAGAGGATTATAGATGAAGCCAATAAAGCTAACATTCCTTTGGTTGTGGTATCTAGTCGGAATCCTTACGATATTGCTTATTTATCCGGAGTAAAGGCTAATATTGCTATTTATGGTATCACGGGTTTTGATGTTACCAATAATGTGCGAAACAGTTTGGAAACTAATATTCGCAGTGGACTAAGAACCCTGTTTCAGGGGCCAAAAGGGAAATTAGATGTACTGGCCAAACCACAGGGTAAATTACCAGTAGATATTAGAACACCTGATAATAGCCAGATACTCTATCCACGTGGCTATGGACTAACGATGTTATAAAATAGCGGAAGGTAAAATGAATATCTTAAAAGG
It encodes the following:
- a CDS encoding glycoside hydrolase family 3 protein encodes the protein MKKVISAILLFSSCTYADVIPDAQLKEMWLSPKISAEKITFKMSFEEKLGQILMVDIRSWSHSDNRDKTAFIEINDSVSKMIRDYHLGSIILFRENLIDTPQTVELINNLQKARSNLPLFISTDQEGGYVTRLRVGTEMPGNMALGATGSSKFAQQAGSIHGYELSSLGFNFNFGPVVDVNNNQNNPVIGVRSYSNNPVLVGELARSYISGIHKYNVLTSLKHFPGHGNVTSDTHFSLPTVNIDKAAWQQVELKPFVEVMPVTDAIMTAHVVVPALDNSMLTNIKGEEVGTPATLSKPILTDILRNQLKFDGLILTDAMDMGAITSNFDSHWSIKQAIMAGNDIILMPMEIKNSASTEQLNALYNYLKTEAAKDPALKQRIEDAAQRVIYTKLNKRISPEPHDIATAEKVVASKNHKDIENFISEQAITLIKNDNVLPYQVKPQNKIMVFSDEKPRNELIAKHLDDIANEFKVNFSVNSEVIKLDKNDVNAEDIAKKIKDKNFIILATYNLKLNPVNAQRIIDEANKANIPLVVVSSRNPYDIAYLSGVKANIAIYGITGFDVTNNVRNSLETNIRSGLRTLFQGPKGKLDVLAKPQGKLPVDIRTPDNSQILYPRGYGLTML